A single window of Flavobacterium aestivum DNA harbors:
- a CDS encoding MATE family efflux transporter — translation MLYLARSVKSIRGVFDRFFEILKKAESFDFTSGSIRKAIIILSIPMVLEMVMESVFALVDLYFVGHLKESNHAIQIVGLTESVFAIIYSIAIGISIATTAIVARRIGEKEAKEAAKSGVQAIVIAVIINVLISIPGFIFAKDILRLMGASPSSIVYGAVYTQIMIAGSVVVMLLFLINGIFRGAGNAIIAMKSLWIANISNIILCPILINGFWFIPPMGIMGAAIATTAGRAIGVLYQCFFLFNGKGILKIKWNYFIPNINLIKAIIKLATPGVLQYVIASCSWIFLANLVATTGGDYASSGYQTAIRIMMFFILPAWGLSNAAATLVGQNLGAKKIERAEKAVYKTAKYNMLFMGFIMLICFFSAHYLISFFTNDAAIVKIAVNALQIMSVGFIFYGLGMVLNNTFNGAGDTWTPTWINIFGFWLFQIPFAYLLVHHYKLGPIGVFIAIPVAEALITILSLIVYRQGKWKRIVV, via the coding sequence ATCGGTTTTTTGAAATTTTGAAAAAGGCAGAATCATTCGATTTTACATCAGGGAGCATCCGGAAAGCCATCATAATTCTGTCTATTCCGATGGTTCTAGAAATGGTAATGGAATCGGTATTTGCTTTAGTCGATTTGTATTTTGTTGGTCATTTAAAAGAAAGTAATCACGCCATTCAGATAGTTGGTTTGACCGAATCAGTTTTTGCGATTATCTATTCTATCGCCATAGGAATAAGTATTGCTACAACAGCAATTGTAGCAAGACGAATAGGAGAGAAAGAAGCGAAAGAAGCCGCAAAATCTGGCGTTCAGGCAATAGTTATTGCTGTAATTATTAATGTGTTGATTAGTATACCTGGTTTTATATTTGCTAAAGACATTCTGAGATTAATGGGAGCGTCCCCATCTTCTATAGTTTATGGAGCAGTATATACTCAGATAATGATTGCTGGAAGTGTAGTGGTGATGCTACTGTTTTTGATTAACGGAATTTTTAGAGGAGCTGGAAATGCGATTATTGCCATGAAAAGCTTATGGATTGCCAATATTTCTAATATAATTCTTTGTCCTATTCTAATAAACGGATTTTGGTTTATTCCACCCATGGGAATTATGGGAGCAGCAATTGCAACCACAGCAGGAAGAGCGATTGGTGTATTGTATCAATGTTTTTTTCTTTTTAACGGAAAAGGAATTTTAAAAATAAAATGGAATTATTTTATTCCGAATATAAACTTAATTAAGGCGATTATAAAGCTGGCCACTCCAGGTGTTTTACAATACGTAATTGCTTCATGCAGTTGGATTTTTCTAGCGAATCTTGTTGCAACCACTGGAGGGGATTATGCTTCGTCTGGGTATCAGACAGCAATTAGGATCATGATGTTTTTTATTCTGCCAGCTTGGGGACTTAGTAATGCAGCCGCCACTTTGGTGGGACAAAATCTGGGGGCAAAAAAAATCGAGAGAGCCGAAAAAGCGGTTTATAAAACAGCCAAATACAATATGCTTTTTATGGGGTTTATAATGCTAATCTGTTTTTTTAGCGCTCATTATCTTATTTCCTTTTTTACCAATGATGCAGCAATTGTAAAAATTGCTGTAAACGCTCTACAGATTATGAGTGTCGGCTTTATTTTTTATGGTTTGGGAATGGTTTTAAATAACACTTTTAATGGTGCAGGGGATACCTGGACACCCACTTGGATTAATATTTTTGGTTTCTGGTTGTTCCAGATTCCGTTTGCTTATCTTTTGGTACATCACTATAAATTAGGACCAATAGGTGTTTTTATCGCAATTCCAGTGGCAGAAGCGCTTATAACTATCTTGAGTTTGATTGTTTACAGACAAGGAAAATGGAAGAGGATTGTTGTTTAG